GGAGCTGTTTGATGTGGTTCTCATCAAAAGGGATATCGGTATAGGATTGGAAAATCAGATCCATGCACTCGGCATAGCCTGCGACCTCTTCTTCATCCCGCGATTGAAGACTTTTGATCCGCAGGCCCGAAAGAAGCTCTTCCACCTCCCGGTCTGAAAGTTTCACGCCCTCGATGCGGGTGGATGAAGCGATAGACTCCATTGTGGCCACTTTACGCAGAGCGATCAGCTGTTCCGGAGCGAGAGAGGTCATCGCCTGCCACCTGCCCTTGAATTCATCAATTTCAGAAATTAATTTCAGCTCAATCTGTGTCAACTTGAACTCTGGAGTATCCATATAGACATCCGTATATATCCGTAACCCAATATTTTCAACAAATTTATGGGTATTTTTGGATATTTTTATGGATAGAGGCTATGCACAATAACGGCGAACCATTACTTCCGAACATTGGAAAAGATTTAACCGCAGATGGCGCGGATGAACGCAGATGGGCGACAATGTTTGTAAAGATGATTCAACGATTTGACGATTTTCTGCCAGAGGCAGATCCGCCTCCGGCGGAAACGAGGCGCACTGCGCCGTTTCAACGAACTTTTCCGAACGCCTCCGCCAGTTCGGCATAAACGGTCTTGGCATCCTGACCGAGGGCTTCGCAGACCCAGAAAAATTCCACCACATCCAGCCGCCGTTCGCCGTGCTCAATCCGCCAGACGAATGAATTTTCCCGTTCCAACTTCTCGGCAAGATCGCGCTGAGTCAGACCCGCTTGCTCTCTCATTTGCGTCAGCTTTTTAAGCACCGCGCCGTATTCGTCTGAATGGATAGACTTCTTCATCTGATCGCATAATGCGGTCAAGAGTCGTAAATTCGCAAAATGAGGCCAAAAGGCTTGACCGCAAATTGCGTTTAAAACTAGGGTCTCCGCAAAA
The sequence above is a segment of the Kiritimatiellaceae bacterium genome. Coding sequences within it:
- a CDS encoding helix-turn-helix transcriptional regulator, giving the protein MKKSIHSDEYGAVLKKLTQMREQAGLTQRDLAEKLERENSFVWRIEHGERRLDVVEFFWVCEALGQDAKTVYAELAEAFGKVR